In a single window of the Hoyosella subflava DQS3-9A1 genome:
- a CDS encoding type IV secretory system conjugative DNA transfer family protein — protein MAGKDVARKSQTREPGPTIALATMGLIAAAVLGVWACLTLGEKITASGQDVPGNPVVAVIDLAQGQIAWTTGATVVAVALVLIAGALLGGVAGALGRRQARKTRVDDVSQHLAGRADVKSLSAKSVTRANRSRGEATSVPGVYIGKEVSTGQDLWGGWEDLHLDLWGPRQGKTSSRIIPMIRRAPGICISTSCKRDVIEATMPFRQQVGRVWVLDPQDKAVGLDTSSWYFDPLDFVRRDQWWDGNAEELAEIFNAATARGEAGSDPNAYFYSQAVDLLASLFLAAAMEGRPITDVYGWVSNLEDSTPVEILSGSQWGPQAADLASKYRAEPRTRSNVFSAAKNMISCLGRRQIVRWLTPQAGAERFDPVAFASSTADTLYLVSDEENPIGRPVTSILTVAVFKALVDRADTCTGSRLPVPVTAALDEIANIVRWPRLPDYYSTFGSRGIICDTVLQSYAQGVEVWGEQGMKKLWSAASIVVIGPGHKDYRFLDELAHLIGTHTEQQRSVSHGGGDRGRSVSTQIVERQTLNAAELAALPFGRMIVLATGRRPILARMVRWDHQDLPPAPKNKETAA, from the coding sequence ATGGCAGGCAAAGACGTCGCACGAAAGTCACAGACGCGCGAACCCGGACCGACAATCGCCCTGGCCACCATGGGTCTCATCGCGGCCGCGGTGCTCGGCGTGTGGGCGTGCCTCACACTCGGGGAGAAGATCACGGCCAGTGGCCAGGACGTCCCCGGCAACCCGGTGGTCGCGGTGATCGACCTGGCGCAAGGACAAATCGCGTGGACCACCGGCGCCACCGTCGTCGCGGTCGCCCTGGTGCTCATCGCCGGTGCACTGTTGGGCGGTGTCGCAGGTGCACTGGGGCGCCGGCAGGCCCGCAAGACTCGCGTAGACGACGTGAGCCAGCACCTGGCCGGCCGCGCGGACGTGAAATCACTGTCTGCCAAGAGCGTGACTCGCGCGAACCGCAGCCGGGGCGAGGCCACCAGCGTCCCCGGGGTGTACATCGGCAAAGAGGTCTCTACCGGGCAAGACCTCTGGGGCGGTTGGGAAGACCTGCACCTGGATCTGTGGGGTCCCAGGCAGGGCAAGACCTCCAGCCGGATCATCCCGATGATCCGGCGAGCGCCGGGAATCTGCATTTCCACCTCATGCAAGCGCGATGTCATCGAGGCGACCATGCCGTTTCGGCAGCAGGTCGGCCGGGTCTGGGTGCTCGACCCGCAGGACAAGGCCGTCGGCCTGGACACCTCGAGCTGGTACTTCGACCCGCTGGACTTCGTGCGCCGTGACCAGTGGTGGGACGGCAACGCCGAGGAGCTCGCCGAGATCTTCAACGCCGCCACCGCCCGCGGTGAGGCTGGCAGCGACCCGAACGCCTACTTCTACAGCCAGGCTGTCGACCTGCTCGCCTCGTTGTTCCTGGCGGCAGCGATGGAGGGGCGGCCCATCACCGATGTCTACGGCTGGGTATCCAACCTGGAGGACTCCACCCCGGTCGAGATCCTCTCGGGCAGTCAATGGGGGCCGCAGGCCGCAGACCTAGCCAGTAAGTACCGCGCCGAGCCCCGCACCCGCTCCAACGTCTTCTCCGCGGCCAAGAACATGATCTCTTGCCTGGGACGACGCCAGATCGTGCGGTGGTTGACCCCGCAGGCCGGCGCAGAGCGATTCGACCCGGTGGCCTTCGCAAGCTCCACCGCCGACACGCTGTATCTGGTCTCCGATGAGGAGAACCCGATCGGTCGGCCGGTGACGTCGATCTTGACCGTGGCCGTGTTCAAGGCCCTGGTCGACCGCGCCGACACCTGCACTGGCTCGCGTCTGCCGGTCCCAGTGACCGCGGCGCTGGACGAGATCGCCAACATCGTGCGCTGGCCCCGCCTGCCGGACTACTACTCCACGTTCGGCTCTCGCGGCATCATCTGTGACACCGTGCTCCAGTCCTACGCCCAGGGCGTCGAGGTCTGGGGGGAGCAGGGCATGAAGAAACTGTGGTCGGCCGCGTCGATCGTGGTCATCGGCCCCGGGCACAAGGACTACCGCTTCCTCGATGAGTTGGCCCACCTCATTGGCACCCACACCGAACAACAGCGTTCGGTCTCCCACGGCGGCGGCGATCGCGGTAGGTCCGTGTCTACACAGATCGTCGAGAGGCAGACCCTCAATGCCGCAGAGCTGGCGGCACTGCCCTTTGGACGAATGATCGTCCTGGCCACCGGCCGTCGGCCGATTCTGGCCCGAATGGTGCGCTGGGATCACCAGGATCTGCCCCCGGCGCCGAAGAACAAGGAGACGGCGGCGTGA
- a CDS encoding DUF4913 domain-containing protein: protein MSHLFDETIVKAFSATISEVAKTALPAAVQDVLATPRLSDHLARTIEREVEQFAETELGVPPSLRFTDEFAFFDDYLRYAYESTGMSQKWCSRWWAHGSVRFRIRSMWLAYEALARKEPATCDELFLRTIGDHHMTLLTGEGSPMRACDTNHQPGKPLKSDPVEGGAS from the coding sequence GTGAGCCACTTATTCGACGAGACGATCGTCAAGGCGTTCAGCGCCACCATCAGTGAGGTCGCTAAGACCGCGCTGCCTGCAGCAGTACAGGACGTGCTGGCGACACCGCGCCTGTCGGATCACCTCGCTCGCACCATCGAGCGAGAGGTGGAGCAGTTCGCGGAGACCGAGTTGGGTGTACCGCCGTCTCTGCGTTTCACCGACGAGTTCGCGTTCTTCGATGACTACCTCCGGTACGCGTACGAGTCGACAGGGATGAGCCAGAAGTGGTGCTCACGGTGGTGGGCCCACGGCTCAGTGCGGTTTCGCATCCGCTCGATGTGGCTGGCCTACGAGGCGCTCGCCCGCAAAGAACCGGCCACGTGTGACGAGCTGTTTCTTCGCACCATCGGGGACCACCACATGACCCTGCTGACGGGGGAGGGTTCTCCGATGCGCGCCTGCGACACCAACCATCAACCAGGAAAACCACTCAAATCCGATCCAGTTGAAGGAGGCGCATCATGA
- the mobF gene encoding MobF family relaxase — translation MTLHVLHGGDGYSYLTRQVATADRLRERGQELTDYYTANGTPPGRWHGAGLEALSEISPVSGTVSEEQMKALFGEGRHPNTDQMLEAGADLKATALGRKFPEFKNEIPLVEEYKSTLRELAEEGHTIDKATTSDLWRTLADKHYRAKFGHQPPTERELLSWAAAQRSNVRQPVAGMDLVFTPQKSVSTLWALADTDTRREIERIHRECVNDSLAWIEREAAFTRRGDRSERQIDTHGLIVAQFDHYDTRAGDPNLHTHCAVSNKVLGVDGKWSALDGAALHKHAVAASQRYNAAIVDRLRREMGVAFEARYPTRDRQPVWEVAGIDQTLCRAFSSRRQMVEARRDELLAEYRATHGRAPTQAVQYALLQQATLDTREGKQESRSLADHQSTWRRLAARHLGSEAAVDAMVSRALNPETPDSQAREMNPSVRQMEAVEVESARVIEAVSDARATWTHAHVRAVVETQLTNVAFTSPTERDHAVTTVVDHALGRGSVALSTPETLEAPTALRRDSDGLGVLERHGELLHTSTAMLDAEGQVVAAAQTPVPVFTTGEQLRAVIAEQESASGRVLNPGQRALAEHFCLSGQLVAAGVGPAGTGKTTSMKAVTAAWQASGRQVIALAPSAVAADTLGEEIGAEARTLASLTYRWRGKMEYMGFAARSPEELPVTIEPGAMLLLDEAAMASTKDVAALVEIARDRGAVVRMVGDPAQLDAVESGGLMRLVASETNAPELTDVVRFGDDTAQARASIAIRSGDQDALQFHADNGWVHGGAREEMIAAAVADHFADTDAGSDGIVLASTTATVRVLNTQIQNRHRDTGAAQARRLVDLADDLTAGRGDIVVTRANNGGLRTKGGTRPGSRVQNGDRWRVEKVGADGSLTVRHLRHRGRVTLDADYVAGCTELGYASTIHRAQGITVDVSRTVVDEATNRRGLYVALSRGRAENHAYAVTDSPLDVETEKPHLPPGVDARLTTARGVLAAALARDDGHTTATEQLRDALAAAEDPDRMAAGYAAARDLLVRDYTTHLAGAMTVGEVPEAETAPLRVAVDKALARGVDVAAAIAQWHHEVDSPDDPLASATGWLSGYEVDTDTDLGHLAPLPSRHPGMDTELADYAAATLAEHTRLTHAPIEETPEQDDEDLDPFAASYLAHRAADRANGPAVGKTTGPSVNWGPATGPDSSADL, via the coding sequence ATGACCCTCCACGTGCTGCACGGCGGGGACGGCTACAGCTACCTGACACGTCAGGTAGCTACTGCTGACCGGCTGCGCGAACGTGGCCAGGAGCTGACCGACTACTACACCGCCAATGGCACCCCTCCCGGCCGCTGGCACGGCGCTGGCTTGGAAGCGCTCTCTGAGATCAGCCCGGTTTCCGGCACGGTGTCCGAGGAGCAGATGAAGGCGCTGTTCGGCGAGGGCCGGCACCCCAACACCGACCAGATGCTCGAGGCCGGCGCCGACCTCAAGGCGACCGCGCTCGGTCGGAAGTTCCCGGAGTTCAAGAACGAGATCCCGCTCGTGGAGGAGTACAAGTCCACGCTCCGGGAGCTGGCCGAGGAGGGCCACACGATCGACAAGGCCACCACCTCGGACCTCTGGCGGACGCTGGCAGACAAGCACTACCGCGCCAAGTTCGGGCACCAGCCACCCACGGAGCGGGAGCTGCTGTCCTGGGCCGCCGCGCAGCGAAGCAACGTGCGTCAGCCGGTCGCCGGAATGGATCTGGTGTTCACTCCGCAGAAGTCCGTCAGCACCCTATGGGCTCTGGCGGACACCGACACCCGGCGAGAGATCGAACGCATCCACCGCGAGTGCGTCAACGACTCCCTGGCGTGGATCGAGCGCGAGGCCGCCTTCACCCGCCGCGGTGATCGCAGCGAGCGCCAGATCGACACCCACGGTCTGATCGTGGCCCAGTTCGACCACTACGACACCCGCGCCGGCGACCCGAACCTCCACACCCACTGCGCGGTGTCGAACAAGGTGTTGGGCGTCGACGGCAAGTGGTCCGCCCTCGATGGTGCGGCGCTACACAAGCACGCCGTGGCCGCGTCCCAGCGCTACAACGCGGCGATCGTTGATCGCCTGCGCCGGGAGATGGGCGTGGCGTTCGAGGCCCGCTATCCCACACGCGACAGGCAGCCCGTCTGGGAGGTCGCCGGCATTGATCAGACGCTGTGCCGGGCGTTCTCCTCACGCCGTCAGATGGTCGAGGCTCGCCGCGACGAGCTCCTCGCCGAGTACCGGGCCACCCACGGTCGGGCACCGACTCAGGCGGTCCAGTACGCGCTTCTCCAGCAAGCCACGCTAGACACTCGGGAAGGCAAGCAGGAGTCCCGGTCGCTGGCCGACCACCAGTCGACCTGGCGCCGATTGGCCGCCCGTCACCTCGGATCAGAAGCCGCCGTCGACGCCATGGTCTCCCGTGCACTGAACCCCGAAACTCCGGACAGTCAGGCGCGCGAGATGAACCCCTCGGTGCGGCAGATGGAGGCCGTCGAGGTCGAGTCCGCCCGCGTCATCGAGGCCGTGTCCGATGCCCGCGCGACGTGGACCCATGCGCACGTGCGGGCCGTGGTCGAGACCCAACTGACCAACGTCGCGTTCACCTCACCCACCGAGCGGGACCACGCGGTGACTACCGTGGTCGACCACGCCCTGGGACGCGGGTCGGTGGCCCTGTCGACGCCCGAGACGCTGGAGGCGCCCACCGCATTGCGGCGCGACTCCGACGGGCTCGGTGTCCTCGAGCGCCACGGCGAGCTGCTCCACACCTCAACCGCCATGCTCGACGCCGAGGGCCAGGTCGTCGCCGCCGCACAAACTCCCGTCCCGGTGTTCACCACCGGCGAGCAACTGCGAGCGGTTATCGCCGAGCAAGAGTCCGCGAGCGGCCGCGTCCTCAACCCCGGACAACGCGCGCTGGCCGAACACTTCTGCCTGTCCGGGCAACTCGTCGCCGCCGGCGTCGGTCCCGCCGGCACGGGCAAGACCACCTCCATGAAGGCCGTCACCGCCGCCTGGCAAGCTTCCGGCCGACAGGTCATCGCCCTGGCGCCGTCCGCGGTCGCCGCCGACACTCTCGGTGAGGAGATCGGCGCCGAAGCCCGCACGTTGGCCTCGCTGACCTACCGGTGGCGCGGAAAAATGGAGTACATGGGGTTCGCCGCCCGCAGTCCCGAAGAGCTGCCGGTCACCATCGAACCGGGTGCGATGCTGCTGCTCGATGAGGCCGCCATGGCCTCCACCAAGGACGTCGCGGCGCTCGTGGAGATCGCCCGCGATCGCGGCGCGGTGGTGCGCATGGTGGGAGATCCCGCGCAGCTCGACGCCGTCGAGTCCGGCGGACTCATGCGCCTGGTGGCCTCCGAGACCAACGCCCCCGAACTGACCGACGTCGTCCGCTTCGGCGACGACACCGCCCAGGCCCGCGCCTCTATCGCCATCCGATCCGGCGATCAGGACGCCCTGCAATTCCACGCCGACAACGGCTGGGTCCACGGCGGCGCCCGCGAGGAGATGATCGCCGCCGCAGTGGCCGATCACTTCGCTGACACCGACGCCGGGAGCGACGGGATCGTCCTGGCCTCCACCACCGCCACAGTCCGCGTGCTCAACACCCAGATCCAGAATCGTCACCGTGACACCGGAGCCGCTCAGGCGCGCCGTCTGGTCGACCTGGCCGACGATCTGACCGCCGGCCGCGGCGACATCGTCGTCACCCGCGCCAACAACGGGGGCCTTCGCACCAAGGGTGGAACCAGGCCCGGCTCCCGCGTGCAGAACGGTGACCGCTGGCGCGTGGAGAAGGTCGGCGCAGACGGTTCGCTGACCGTGCGGCACCTCCGGCACCGGGGCCGGGTCACTCTCGATGCTGACTACGTCGCTGGCTGTACCGAGCTGGGCTACGCGAGCACTATCCACCGCGCGCAGGGCATTACCGTCGACGTCTCCCGCACCGTCGTCGACGAGGCGACCAACCGCCGCGGCCTGTACGTCGCCCTATCCCGCGGCCGGGCCGAGAACCACGCCTACGCCGTCACCGACTCTCCCCTGGATGTGGAGACCGAGAAGCCACACCTGCCCCCAGGAGTCGACGCCCGCCTGACCACAGCCCGCGGCGTTCTCGCCGCGGCCCTGGCCCGGGACGACGGCCACACCACCGCCACCGAGCAACTGCGCGACGCGCTTGCCGCAGCCGAGGACCCGGACCGCATGGCCGCCGGCTACGCCGCCGCCCGCGATCTGCTCGTGCGCGACTACACCACCCACCTGGCCGGCGCCATGACCGTCGGTGAGGTGCCTGAGGCAGAGACAGCGCCATTGCGCGTCGCCGTCGATAAGGCACTTGCCCGCGGCGTTGACGTCGCCGCCGCGATCGCGCAGTGGCACCACGAGGTCGATTCCCCGGACGACCCGCTTGCCTCGGCCACCGGCTGGCTATCGGGCTACGAGGTCGACACCGACACCGACCTCGGGCACCTGGCCCCCCTGCCCTCTCGGCACCCCGGAATGGACACCGAGCTGGCCGACTACGCAGCCGCAACCCTGGCCGAACACACCAGACTTACCCACGCGCCCATCGAGGAGACCCCCGAACAGGACGACGAGGATCTGGACCCCTTCGCGGCCTCTTACCTCGCGCACCGGGCCGCAGACAGAGCAAACGGCCCGGCCGTCGGGAAGACGACCGGACCGTCTGTGAACTGGGGTCCGGCTACGGGGCCGGATTCGTCAGCTGACCTCTGA
- a CDS encoding XRE family transcriptional regulator — MAEVRRPSQTLAAAASFFNGERLTMARQLKGLKKSHLATLIKMSPASVTAWESGAKQPNRATVAKLALALQVEPQFFGGGAPPKTDKPNFRSLRSTPQIAQDEAEAYGRFVAEIAGMLENAVEFPEVLLPDLPTDPDERSMTPEKAARAAREYFGVGPGPVQHVVRLVERSGVVVVFSEPGVAAIDAYSLHSATRPIIVLNPVKDDYYRQRFDVAHELGHLIMHHDAEPGGKVVEEQANRFASEFLMPADEIAPFLPASTAGKAWAKLADLKEYWGVSLAALLYRARALGIMNDVSYRNAVIRMSQNGWRRAEPGRISSLEMPSMLPRAREVLHEAGVDEESFLTGSGLPVGLYKIAASRVPVSAMREPT; from the coding sequence ATGGCTGAGGTACGCCGACCGTCCCAGACGCTCGCAGCCGCAGCTTCGTTCTTCAACGGTGAGCGCCTCACCATGGCGCGCCAGCTTAAGGGGCTCAAGAAATCTCACCTCGCCACTCTCATCAAGATGTCACCCGCCTCGGTGACGGCATGGGAGAGCGGCGCCAAACAACCCAACCGCGCGACGGTGGCGAAGCTGGCTTTGGCGCTACAGGTCGAACCGCAGTTTTTTGGGGGCGGCGCTCCGCCGAAGACCGACAAGCCCAACTTCCGTTCTCTACGCTCGACGCCGCAAATCGCGCAAGACGAGGCGGAGGCGTACGGCCGGTTCGTTGCCGAGATTGCGGGGATGCTCGAGAACGCCGTCGAGTTTCCCGAGGTGCTGCTCCCAGACCTCCCGACTGACCCCGATGAGCGATCGATGACCCCTGAGAAGGCAGCGCGAGCTGCGCGGGAGTACTTCGGTGTCGGACCGGGGCCAGTGCAACACGTCGTGCGCCTCGTCGAGCGCAGCGGCGTGGTGGTGGTGTTCAGCGAACCTGGCGTGGCCGCCATCGACGCCTATTCGCTGCACTCGGCAACCCGCCCGATCATCGTGCTGAACCCCGTGAAGGACGACTACTACCGGCAGCGCTTCGACGTTGCCCACGAGCTCGGCCACCTGATCATGCATCACGACGCGGAGCCGGGCGGCAAAGTCGTGGAGGAGCAGGCCAACAGATTCGCGTCGGAGTTTCTGATGCCAGCCGACGAGATCGCGCCGTTCCTTCCCGCCTCGACGGCGGGCAAGGCGTGGGCGAAACTGGCAGATCTCAAGGAGTACTGGGGTGTGAGCCTCGCGGCCCTGTTATATCGAGCTCGTGCGCTCGGAATCATGAACGACGTCTCGTACCGCAACGCCGTCATCCGTATGTCCCAGAACGGCTGGCGGCGGGCCGAGCCTGGACGAATCTCCTCGCTGGAAATGCCTTCGATGCTGCCGCGCGCACGTGAGGTGCTCCACGAGGCAGGCGTCGACGAAGAGTCCTTCCTCACCGGTTCGGGGCTGCCCGTTGGCCTGTACAAGATCGCCGCATCGCGGGTGCCAGTCTCGGCAATGCGGGAGCCGACGTAG
- a CDS encoding ATP-dependent DNA helicase: MATLEGQVRAASDAIDTNISMITADRGFLSKNVLQYLRDLVEAMIVWAHTGDPTRSFTYQTQFDPARDFAKAQAKYRPLTRFHAMLQVSVSHFTLDSDPSERLMLKYYEYLLRTRQIAKDHLGTDILRNLERFPLDLDPLLREYYEKIAAQIGAPGSAPPRVPRRDRYYVLSSRPFYASGRIYYEVTFAPAHNKTSKFDRIIGFTNIEVSDSYAANMELERSSIDVFGQAMPIVLIRSWDVSIRPCEFNNYARFFGQQTNVKAGQLEYRNLMQYLTTTKFSLLDLIDMPDADFVRVRTWATDGITRADEIFIMLQSSRDIIRHNRPGSRILRYLLLGMNNMVVRAQYKPERCGPLSNLFLTPMSRPFDTMPFCSYPRRHTPRFFDLATALSSEGREHEFLARRVMNNVEQHGNIYTPDAELEDLGDLDQLVAKYNDLLPPTATHKPRHMAHDKGHVLITGYENDSVTIIDKLQAIAASGLANHETDARAWIDANPFEIDDELKADALTRLFAESKVALIYGAAGTGKTRMVEHIAKYFDSARQLFLAKTNTAVDNLRRRANSSDAYFSTIDSHLGSGSATNWMHFDLLVIDECSTVGNADLLKVLDKTSFDLLVLVGDVYQIESIEFGNWFRTIRSYITPESVFELTEPYRTNDGALLTLWNRVRTLDDKIEESISGNAYAGALDGSLFARVDPDEIVLCLNYDGLYGINNVNRFMQTSNPNPAVVWGDSTFKVGDPVLFNETDRFRPLIFNNMKGTITKIDYVPGRITFDVDIKRTVTTADLWGADLRWVSDTVVQFDVLERAGTDDDDDSATTVLPFQIAYAVSIHRAQGLEFASVKVVITDASEKRISHSIFYTAITRARQHLKIYWTPETQKRILSRMVVSENVKDEALLRARRGVNPVAQRPRMQHVRRVP, from the coding sequence ATGGCGACGCTCGAGGGACAGGTGCGCGCCGCCAGCGACGCCATCGATACGAACATCTCGATGATTACCGCGGACCGCGGGTTCCTCTCGAAGAACGTCCTGCAGTACCTCCGCGATCTCGTCGAAGCGATGATCGTTTGGGCGCATACGGGCGATCCCACGCGGAGCTTCACCTACCAGACGCAGTTCGACCCCGCTCGAGACTTCGCGAAGGCGCAGGCCAAGTACCGACCACTAACGCGCTTCCACGCCATGCTGCAGGTCAGCGTGTCCCACTTCACGCTCGACAGCGACCCATCCGAGCGGCTGATGCTGAAGTACTACGAGTACCTGCTCCGCACGCGTCAGATCGCGAAAGATCACCTCGGCACCGATATTCTGCGAAACCTCGAGCGTTTCCCTCTCGACCTCGATCCCTTGCTTCGCGAGTACTACGAGAAAATCGCCGCCCAAATCGGAGCGCCGGGATCGGCGCCTCCGCGCGTTCCGCGGCGCGATCGGTACTACGTCCTCAGTTCGCGACCCTTCTATGCGAGTGGGCGGATCTACTACGAAGTCACCTTCGCGCCGGCGCACAACAAGACAAGCAAGTTCGACCGCATCATCGGCTTCACCAACATCGAAGTGTCAGACTCCTACGCCGCAAACATGGAGCTGGAGCGCAGCTCAATCGATGTGTTCGGACAAGCTATGCCGATCGTCCTGATTCGCTCATGGGACGTCTCAATACGTCCCTGCGAGTTCAACAACTACGCGCGTTTCTTCGGTCAGCAGACCAATGTGAAGGCGGGGCAGCTTGAGTACCGCAACCTCATGCAGTACCTGACGACCACCAAATTTAGCCTGCTGGACCTGATCGATATGCCTGATGCGGACTTCGTGCGCGTTCGCACCTGGGCGACCGACGGCATCACGCGGGCAGACGAGATCTTCATTATGCTCCAGAGCTCACGAGACATCATCCGACACAACCGGCCCGGTTCGCGGATCCTGCGGTACCTGCTTCTGGGCATGAACAACATGGTGGTCCGAGCGCAGTACAAGCCAGAACGTTGTGGGCCGCTGTCGAACCTATTCCTCACGCCGATGTCACGCCCCTTCGACACCATGCCCTTCTGTTCCTACCCTCGCCGCCACACACCGCGATTCTTCGACCTCGCCACGGCGCTCAGCAGTGAGGGGCGCGAGCACGAGTTCCTAGCTCGCCGCGTCATGAACAACGTCGAGCAACACGGCAACATCTACACGCCGGACGCGGAGCTCGAGGACCTCGGCGACCTCGATCAGCTGGTCGCGAAGTACAACGACCTCCTTCCACCGACAGCAACCCACAAGCCGCGGCACATGGCGCACGACAAAGGCCATGTCCTCATCACCGGATACGAAAACGACTCGGTCACGATCATCGACAAGCTTCAGGCAATCGCGGCGAGTGGTCTCGCTAATCACGAGACCGACGCGAGGGCCTGGATCGACGCCAACCCATTTGAGATTGACGATGAGCTGAAGGCAGACGCGCTCACTCGGTTGTTTGCTGAGTCCAAAGTCGCCCTCATCTACGGTGCGGCCGGAACAGGCAAGACCCGCATGGTGGAGCACATTGCCAAGTACTTCGATAGTGCCCGGCAGCTCTTCCTCGCCAAGACCAACACCGCCGTCGACAATCTTCGTCGTCGCGCCAATTCGAGCGATGCGTACTTCAGCACGATCGACAGCCATCTAGGTAGCGGATCCGCCACGAACTGGATGCACTTCGATTTGCTCGTCATTGACGAGTGCAGCACCGTCGGAAACGCTGATCTACTGAAGGTTCTAGATAAGACCTCGTTCGACCTCCTCGTACTAGTCGGCGACGTCTACCAAATCGAGTCAATAGAGTTCGGCAACTGGTTCAGGACGATCCGCTCCTACATCACGCCCGAGTCCGTATTTGAGCTCACGGAGCCGTACCGCACGAACGACGGTGCCCTGCTGACCCTCTGGAACCGAGTGCGAACGCTCGACGACAAAATCGAGGAGTCAATCTCTGGAAACGCGTACGCCGGGGCGCTTGATGGATCGCTGTTCGCTCGCGTCGACCCGGACGAGATTGTGCTCTGCCTGAACTACGACGGTCTCTACGGCATTAACAACGTCAACCGCTTCATGCAGACGAGCAACCCGAACCCCGCCGTCGTGTGGGGCGATTCAACTTTCAAGGTCGGCGACCCGGTTCTCTTTAACGAGACAGACCGGTTCCGGCCGCTGATCTTCAACAACATGAAGGGCACGATCACCAAGATTGACTACGTGCCCGGCCGGATCACTTTCGACGTAGACATCAAGCGAACCGTGACGACAGCGGATCTCTGGGGTGCGGACCTGCGGTGGGTGTCGGACACCGTCGTGCAGTTCGACGTGCTCGAGCGTGCGGGCACCGACGACGATGACGACTCCGCGACCACGGTGCTGCCGTTCCAGATCGCGTACGCCGTCTCGATCCACCGCGCGCAGGGCCTCGAGTTCGCGAGCGTCAAGGTCGTCATCACGGACGCCAGTGAGAAGCGGATCTCGCACAGCATCTTCTACACCGCCATCACCCGGGCTCGTCAGCATCTCAAGATCTACTGGACGCCCGAAACGCAGAAGCGAATCCTCAGCCGAATGGTAGTGAGTGAAAACGTCAAGGACGAAGCGCTGCTGCGCGCGCGGCGTGGCGTCAATCCGGTAGCCCAGCGGCCGCGTATGCAACACGTTCGTCGGGTTCCCTGA
- a CDS encoding type II toxin-antitoxin system Phd/YefM family antitoxin, which yields MKTMSYTESRARYAEVLDGVTNDREEVVITRAGHEPVVMVSLDDYESLRETAHLMRSPANARRLLDAMERLEAGRGQPRDLLDAD from the coding sequence ATGAAGACTATGAGCTACACCGAGTCCCGGGCGCGCTACGCCGAGGTTCTCGACGGGGTCACCAATGACCGCGAGGAGGTCGTCATCACCCGTGCTGGCCACGAGCCGGTGGTCATGGTCTCCCTCGACGACTACGAGTCCCTGCGCGAGACCGCCCACCTGATGCGATCCCCGGCCAACGCTCGCCGACTCCTGGACGCGATGGAAAGGCTCGAGGCCGGCCGCGGACAGCCCCGCGACCTGCTCGACGCCGACTGA
- a CDS encoding Txe/YoeB family addiction module toxin yields the protein MLLVWDDNAWQDYLWWQQQDRKILKRINTLLQDITRNGNEGIGKPEPLKYDFAGYWSRRITDEHRLVYKVTETEVRIATCRYHYG from the coding sequence ATGCTGCTGGTCTGGGACGACAACGCCTGGCAGGACTACCTCTGGTGGCAACAGCAGGACCGCAAGATTCTCAAAAGGATCAACACCCTCCTGCAGGACATCACACGCAACGGCAATGAAGGAATCGGCAAACCCGAACCCCTCAAATACGACTTCGCCGGATACTGGTCCAGACGGATCACCGACGAACACCGCCTCGTCTACAAAGTCACCGAAACCGAAGTCCGTATCGCCACCTGCCGCTACCACTACGGATAA
- a CDS encoding Lsr2 dimerization domain-containing protein — translation MAQQFQVRYIDDLDGTDLGETSNTISFAFEGKEYSSDSGGPCNTWIFWLFV, via the coding sequence ATGGCTCAGCAATTTCAGGTGCGATACATCGACGATCTCGACGGAACCGACCTGGGCGAGACGTCGAACACCATCTCTTTTGCCTTCGAAGGCAAGGAATACTCCTCGGATTCAGGGGGTCCTTGCAACACCTGGATTTTCTGGTTGTTCGTTTGA